A genomic stretch from Lathyrus oleraceus cultivar Zhongwan6 chromosome 2, CAAS_Psat_ZW6_1.0, whole genome shotgun sequence includes:
- the LOC127123350 gene encoding uncharacterized protein LOC127123350, whose translation MPQWLLVMKTFLPSTIIELETLPVFSNEGTQISGARVFHRLFWAFQPCIKGFSFCKPVVQVDGTWLYGKYRGTLLMVMEQDKNRNIFPIAFALVEGETGEAWSFFLRNLRMHVTPQPNLCLISDRHESIKSTYNNPDNGWQHPPSSHVYCIRHISQKFMREFSDKELPKKIVNMGYALNEATYEYYRGEIRKVNIATLQWVDNIPRDKWTRSFDGGKHWDYMTTDLAESMNSVLKATRNLPITALVKSTYYRLGTLFGKRGHDWTKMLGSGRLFTENCMKGIEEEVIKSNSHTVMQFDRERFCFLVQETVHHNDGRPTTHFNVDLRNLTCECERFQTFHVPCSNVIAACSSIRQDYSVHIADVFKVINVFKVYEESFLGISTETSWPQYEGDTLFHNDRMWRKKKVRPNSCQIRTEMENVEKEKKRCGICREIGHMHRKCSTRPGPST comes from the exons ATGCCACAATGGTTGTTGGTCATGAAAACATTTCTACCAAGTACTATAATAGAACTCGAGACCCTTCCTGTATTTTCAAACGAAGGGACTCAAATTAGTGGTGCTAGAGTTTTTCACCGTCTTTTTTGGGCTTTCCAACCATGCATCAAGGGTTTTTCATTCTGCAAACCGGTGGTTCAAGTAGATGGCACATGGTTATATGGAAAATACAGGGGAACTTTGTTAATGGTTATGGAACAAGACAAAAATAGGAACATATTTCCAATAGCTTTTGCATTGGTAGAGGGTGAAACTGGAGAAGCATGGAGTTTTTTCTTGAGAAATCTTAGAATGCATGTTACACCACAACCCAACCTATGTTTGATATCAGATCGACATGAGTCAATAAAGAGTACCTATAATAACCCAGATAATGGTTGGCAACACCCTCCCTCATCACACGTCTATTGCATCAGACATATATCACAAAAGTTTATGAGGGAATTTAGTGACAAGGAACTTCCAAAAAAAATTGTTAACATGG GGTATGCATTAAACGAGGCAACATATGAGTACTACAGGGGAGAGATACGTAAAGTTAACATAGCAACGTTACAATGGGTAGACAATATTCCAAGAGATAAATGGACGCGATCATTCGATGGAGGGAAACATTGGGATTATATGACTACCGACCTTGCTGAATCAATGAACTCAGTTTTAAAAGCCACACGTAACCTACCTATTACTGCTTTGGTAAAATCAACATATTATCGATTGGGCACACTGTTTGGGAAAAGAGGACATGACTGGACTAAAATGTTGGGTTCTGGCCGACTGTTCACTGAAAACTGCATGAAGGGAATTGAGGAGGAGGTAATCAAATCAAATAGCCACACGGTTATGCAATTTGATCGTGAGAGGTTCTGCTTCCTGGTCCAGGAAACTGTGCATCATAATGACGGCAGGCCGACTACCCATTTCAACGTCGACCTTCGGAATCTGACGTGTGAGTGTGAAAGATTCCAAACGTTTCATGTCCCTTGCTCAAATGTTATTGCAGCATGTTCAAGCATAAGACAAGACTATTCTGTGCATATAGCTGATGTGTTCAAAGTTATAAATGTATTTAAGGTCTACGAGGAGAGTTTCCTCGGGATCTCGACCGAAACAAGTTGGCCACAATATGAAGGTGACACGCTTTTCCACAACGACCGCATGTGGAGAAAAAAGAAAGTTCGTCCAAACAGTTGTCAGATTAGAACTGAAATGGAGaatgttgaaaaagaaaaaaaaaggtgTGGTATTTGCCGAGAAATCGGACATATGCACAGAAAATGTTCAACCAGGCCTGGCCCTTCTACTTAG